The DNA sequence ATTCTGGCCCGCCAACCAGCCCAAGCTAAGGAAAGAGAGGAGCCATAGTAAGATTTTTTGCTTTCAAGTTTCCAGCATTTTGAATTTGTACTGGCTGAGACAGTCACATCAAACTCATAAAGTACTGAAATGTTTGCTAATAATGATTAGCATTTTGATTTCACCCTTAGCTAATGATTCCTTAAGACAATCAATCTCTTTTTTTCTCACATCAATATTATCTTGAATTGAGGGAAGGAAAATTcaaaaaaaggaaaacaaaataaaaaatataaatatataatgaaaTTGACATGAAAATCTGAAACTTTTACAGTTTCAATTACAATCTGAATCTTTCAAAATTGAGTAATAACACTATTAATTTTATGGTGTCTCCTTTTCTCTACGATTCGTTTGCTTTATTCTGAACAAGAGATGTGCTGGATGCGGAGGCTTTGCGAGTTCTATGAATTAGTGGTTTTGCTTGCTGTTTGCTGATGGACTGATTGTTGCCTTGGTCGGTGCAGTGGGTGGTGACCATTGATCAATGGCTTAGCTTCTGAGTTATTCTTTTTTGCATGATACGTGGGCTCAAAGTAAATTTGTGGGTTTGGGTTGAATGGGTCTGCCGAGTGTGGGTTTGAACTTTGGGCTTTAGACTTGTATCTCTTTCACTTTTTGTTTACTTGGGAATTCcatgataaaaaaaactttttacaTGGGACATGCGTTGGCTTTACACATTTTAACGGGcacataaatatattttcttaaaataaattataaattctacCAATTCTTacaattacataattttttttattattttcaataacatACTGAATTTTTGAAAACATCAACATAACTAGAATCACCAACTCCTCACTCTTTCACTTCCGCCCATAATTTCATTGTGAAGGCCCTACGCCATTACACGGACGAGCTAGCCTCAAcagctaaaaaaaaaaacaaaaaagaatcaaaacatcttcaattaaaataaaaaagaaaaacaaataaactgCTTCTTGCATTTGCACCCCAACATAAGGCTCCAACTTTTCCTTGACGCTGCCAAACTCCAGCTTTAACTCTTCCAGGGTGGCCTTGCAACTgtttaaaaaagtaattattatattaattaattatttattatgaaattacTTTTCAAGAAATATAAGATTTGAACCAAATAAACCctaataatttatacatttacCCTTCTATATTATTTTCACGGCAATTGATAAGCATCTCATTCACTTTCTCCTTAACCTTTTGAACTCCTACACTGGTAAAATTTCTTTATgaatatatgttattttaataaataaaatattttatgcttAAGCTTcccaataattttaataaaaaaataagtaattattatattaattttatatacatgCTCAAGCTTCCCATTAGCTTGATGATCAACCTTTCAACTTCTATGAAACTAACAGGATCGTTATTGCTGcaaacaggaaaaaaaaaaaagaattaatttttaattaaattaaatattaagaaacaaaaaaataagtaatattCTACTTACAGATGTTgctctatattatttatattgacTGTTGAACTTGCACAGGATTTGCTAATAATATTCTCTATGAAGTATGGATTATTAGGGCTTTGAAGTCGCTCCAGTCGAACAAAGAATGAATCTACAATTCCCTGTATTCTTGTAGGTAGAAttcaaaagtgaaaaaaaattattcataaaattgagcttagttttttttctttttcaaattttattagaaaataaattttgaaattaactaAAATAGGAAACATAAAGAAGGGAGAATTTCCAAATTAAaggattgaaataaaaaaaaaaacctcatcGAAAAGAGATTGCCTCATGTTGGCAATTTGTTGCCTCAAGGTATTATCTCCCATTTCAAAGAAACGACACTAAAGAGAATTAGAGatttaattgtataaaaatagagaaatcaaACACAACAATATAtagctaaaaaaaaataaaaataaaaataaaaaacaattgtCTGATCATGCATTCACTATTTCTAAAAAGCAGCATAACAATTATGTGTACAATAAAAGAATTTGCTGCGACCGATACTACTTACTTATCATAATCAGACTGCCACGTTGCATTATCATAACCAAACGACTAAATTATAGATAAATGGAAACACGTGGCAAATGATGGTTAATTTGATATCTATACAATCAACGCACtgaaattttccaatttggataAGGGCGTTCACATTTTACGTGTTTGTGGGCGCATCATGGAATTGATGCATGGAAAATTTTGACCACATTTAGAAAATTCATGTCCCAAATAATTGCTTTATCCTTTACTtcaaagtaaaattattttaaaaataaaatatataaaaaatgaaataggAATTTAATGTCACAAAAATATCATGCTATATTATGTtagtgtaattttttttatttaaacttaatataatagaattactttattttttgaaaaaaataaaattactttattaacagatattttaaaattttaaaaatattttaatcttatattataaaattaaaatataaattaataaaaaattttatatagtaaaaattaaataatattttttcttttttgcttaCTTTATGTAcacattaatatttattatgctAAGGTTGAATTAAATTAGaaaagattttttaatttttcttatttcttcttgttttaacattttctttattataaatattttagaaagttgaaaaatatttatatagttGTCAAAAACAAATTTCAAGGAAAAGTGGTGGGTCCACCAACATTTATAATTCATGATAATAAGCCTTTTTACATAGGCATACACGTGTAGGCTGTACACATTTTAACGAGcacataaatatattttcttaaaataaaaattctaaaatctTCCATTTCTtataattacattttttttaaaggtaATTACACATCgaattattgaaaaaatcaCCTTCAGACAATAATAAGTTCATTAGAGCTTGTCGCATTTCCACATCGATGAGGTATTGGAATTACAAAGGGtttaattaaagattttagATCCGTAAGAAATAGCCTGAAATGTATTTGGACTTATTTTAGCAGGTTATTACTTTTATTATCATAAAGCTATCCTAATTCacaaattatattgtaattaaacctaattaaaagattaattaaccAAAAAAACCATCCATTTTAGAAACAGAGTAGTATGTCTGCTCTTCCCACCCAATTTCGAACAGCTCCGTAAACAATCTgctagatattttttaaaagcaaaTACAGGATTACTTTGATTCAAGATTTTCATGTTATCtttagttaatttattatttattttattctcatatgtaaaatagatttttttttccggACATAGTTATATAAAATAGATCAGAAACTAAAAAGAGGAAATGAAATGTAGAAATACTCAACTTTtacgataaaaattaaaaccttatttttttctaaaataaaataaagaaataattttattttttaatatatatatatatatgggtaAACTATATTTTTTCAGCCAATCTATACGtgcaattttataattttaattaattttttaaataattttattcaaaatgaAAAGTTAAAGTTTATATGATttgaaagattaaaaaaataaaatacaaaataaccGAAATCAAATCACATTCAAACATGATATATTTACGTATAGATACAAGATGATGCTTATGTATAGATACACACAATTGAAATGATTGTGTGTGTGGggttgtaaaaaatatttaattattaattatgttgTGATTAACATGAAACTCCTCataatcaataattataatataaccaTTATACAAccgttatataataaaatttctaataatattGAAAAGAAGAGAGATAGGGAGTATAAACAATATTCTGCTTACGGCGAAATGTTTTATTTACAATTGAGTTTGCTTCTCATGTTCATCATGGTACGTGACAAAATGTAAGACCTGTGAAAGAGAGAGATATGAGAAGAAAAATTGCAGGGCTTAATCCTTGCCGGAGGTGGATTGAAACACCTAGAGGAAAATATAAGTTTAAAAACGTCAACAACCTTCTTACAGTTTCTCTGTTCTCAAGGCACATAAAAGGAAAACTATGAACATGATACAATTTTTTTTGCCCAACTATATTTTACCTTCCTTGCACCATAGACTGAAGGAAAGGATGGAAATGCCATAAAGAAAAATCAAACAACAGCTCAAAAATAAGGgggaaaatgaaataattaaatatatttgtaccaaggaaaaattaaaaaataaaataacaataatctTCCTTTCCATTTTTTACCCCTAATTTCTTTATTTCCATATATATTATGAAACAAactttttttcccttttatcaagttagaaaaaaaaaaatctagacCATTTGCAAGCAAGGATTCATTTAGCTTTACTTGCAAATAACAACAGATTTTGGCTGTTATAAAGCAGCAGTTTGCTTGCCAGTAGCCAATGGTCAGAGGTAGTAGCTGCTTGTAGCTGTCTATCTGAGTCACATAAGAAGTGTTTCATCCCTGCATTTATCATCTCTGATTTAAAAAGGATGAGAGACAATTGGATATTTCAGGGAAAACGAACAGGAGAGGAAGAACAAAATAATGACTTACGACTCCCCTTTTTAATTCACTGCTTCACCTGGCGCTTTCTCTGTGGTTTTAGATCAACAACCACGATAGATATGTTGTCATAGCTGTTTTTGC is a window from the Manihot esculenta cultivar AM560-2 chromosome 16, M.esculenta_v8, whole genome shotgun sequence genome containing:
- the LOC110603310 gene encoding pseudo histidine-containing phosphotransfer protein 2-like, which translates into the protein MGDNTLRQQIANMRQSLFDEGIVDSFFVRLERLQSPNNPYFIENIISKSCASSTVNINNIEQHLNNDPVSFIEVERLIIKLMGSLSIVGVQKVKEKVNEMLINCRENNIEGCKATLEELKLEFGSVKEKLEPYVGVQMQEAVYLFFFFILIEDVLILFCFFF